The following are from one region of the Salicibibacter kimchii genome:
- the mqnC gene encoding cyclic dehypoxanthinyl futalosine synthase produces MSVDTILEKAVAGERLTMDDAVELYESDESELEKIGAAADQVMKKWHPDPMTTFVIGRNVNHTNLCDTYCRFCAFYRPPGHEEGYVLSDDEILDKIQDTVDVGGTEILMQGGTNPDLPFSYYTNLLRKIKQHFPDITMHSFSPTEIYKMVEVSGLSLEEVLQELKDAGLDSIPGGGAEILTESNRKKVSRLKDSWVEWIDCMKTAKKLGMHSTATMVIGFGESSRERALHLQRVRDAQDELRPFLAFISWTFQPDNTRMKGERITPNGYLKNVAISRLFLDNIPNFQSSWVTMGPETGKRSLHFGCNDFGSTMIEENVVSSAGTTYKVNNNRALDIIREAGKTPAVRDTKYNTLHVFAEDERVKKDFVMQN; encoded by the coding sequence ATGAGCGTCGACACGATATTGGAAAAAGCTGTCGCCGGCGAACGTCTAACGATGGACGATGCCGTTGAATTATATGAAAGTGACGAGAGCGAGCTGGAAAAGATCGGGGCAGCAGCCGATCAAGTGATGAAAAAATGGCACCCGGACCCTATGACAACATTCGTCATCGGCCGTAATGTTAATCATACCAACCTTTGCGATACGTATTGCAGATTTTGCGCATTTTACCGCCCGCCGGGGCACGAAGAAGGGTATGTGCTCTCGGACGATGAGATTTTGGATAAAATCCAGGACACTGTTGATGTGGGCGGAACGGAAATTTTGATGCAGGGCGGAACGAACCCCGACCTTCCGTTTAGTTACTATACAAATTTACTTAGAAAAATTAAGCAGCACTTTCCGGACATCACGATGCACTCGTTTTCGCCGACCGAGATTTATAAGATGGTCGAAGTGTCAGGACTTTCGCTCGAAGAAGTTTTGCAAGAACTTAAAGATGCCGGTCTTGATTCTATCCCCGGCGGCGGTGCGGAAATTTTAACGGAATCCAACCGTAAAAAAGTGAGCCGTTTGAAAGATTCATGGGTCGAGTGGATTGACTGTATGAAAACGGCCAAAAAACTCGGCATGCACAGTACGGCCACGATGGTGATCGGTTTCGGTGAATCATCCCGTGAACGCGCGTTGCATTTGCAGCGGGTGCGTGATGCCCAGGATGAATTGCGTCCATTTTTAGCTTTTATTTCTTGGACATTCCAGCCGGATAACACGCGCATGAAAGGGGAGCGCATTACGCCAAACGGGTATTTGAAAAATGTGGCGATCTCCCGTTTATTCCTCGATAACATCCCGAATTTCCAATCGTCATGGGTAACGATGGGACCGGAAACCGGCAAGCGATCCCTTCATTTCGGTTGCAACGATTTCGGTAGCACGATGATTGAAGAAAACGTCGTCTCCTCCGCCGGGACTACGTATAAAGTAAACAACAACCGCGCGCTCGATATTATCCGTGAAGCAGGAAAAACACCGGCTGTACGGGATACAAAGTATAATACGTTGCACGTATTTGCGGAAGATGAGCGAGTGAAAAAAGACTTTGTGATGCAAAACTAG
- the dnaI gene encoding primosomal protein DnaI, translating into MEPIQTSLKKYMQDAGWEDALERVQQTVLNDSRVNDWLTENDKELHEGAVPQGMTALLEYKNSWQNCDHCPGLAKCPNPMPGYQPELYPEHGQIQMRYHPCPLQIAANRRKQQESLVKSLYVSEEFKKASFENMEIDDTDDTRATALETALEFEREANPGENGQGLYLHGMFGVGKTYLIAAIANALAKRNIQSLLVYAPEFFREMRQAVGDGNVSEKIDAVKSVPVLMLDDIGAETMSNWIRDDVLGAILQYRMTEKLPTIFTSNWDYEELEGHLSYSNKGGEERMKAKRIMERIRPFTTELYLSGRNRREA; encoded by the coding sequence ATGGAACCCATACAAACGTCATTAAAAAAATATATGCAGGATGCCGGCTGGGAAGACGCGCTCGAGCGAGTGCAACAGACGGTATTAAATGATTCGCGTGTGAATGACTGGCTGACGGAGAATGACAAGGAGTTACATGAAGGGGCTGTCCCCCAAGGGATGACGGCATTGCTCGAGTACAAAAACTCCTGGCAAAATTGTGACCATTGCCCGGGGCTTGCAAAATGCCCGAATCCAATGCCAGGCTATCAACCTGAATTATACCCTGAACATGGACAGATTCAAATGCGCTATCATCCTTGTCCGTTGCAAATAGCTGCGAATCGTCGAAAACAGCAAGAATCCCTTGTGAAAAGTCTGTATGTATCCGAAGAATTTAAAAAAGCAAGCTTTGAAAATATGGAAATCGATGACACGGATGACACGAGGGCGACGGCGTTGGAAACCGCCCTTGAATTCGAACGGGAGGCAAACCCCGGAGAGAATGGGCAAGGCCTCTATCTACACGGTATGTTTGGCGTCGGGAAAACGTATTTGATTGCGGCGATCGCGAATGCCCTCGCGAAGCGAAATATCCAATCGTTGCTTGTCTACGCGCCTGAATTTTTCCGCGAAATGCGCCAAGCAGTCGGAGACGGAAATGTAAGCGAAAAAATCGATGCCGTGAAAAGTGTGCCGGTGCTTATGCTTGATGACATCGGCGCGGAAACGATGTCAAATTGGATTCGCGATGATGTCCTCGGCGCGATTTTACAATACCGAATGACCGAAAAATTGCCGACGATTTTTACGTCGAACTGGGATTACGAAGAGCTGGAGGGCCATCTTTCCTATTCCAATAAAGGCGGGGAAGAAAGGATGAAAGCGAAACGTATTATGGAACGCATTCGTCCGTTTACAACCGAGTTGTATTTATCCGGCCGCAATCGCAGGGAGGCATAG
- a CDS encoding replication initiation and membrane attachment family protein, producing the protein MENSWKQVLPVDGLRVRMTQDSRATDKQVLTQLYQPLIGAQAINLYQTLYHRLTRGVYECEGTTHRELMIVTGESLATLLEARRKLEGIGLLKTYALAVAGNEDRQFAYELLPPMAPQAFFSDDVLSVFLYNRTGKNKYRHLRQQFIIPEMEGNWSEVTASFNDVFTSLHPSELIPNAEQGAGEPNVQLVTDPESPEVDIQEDLFDFDLLYQRLPSFFNREALLTFNVKKAVSRLAFVYRIDAASMSQLIQQALVGDEEVDIQRLRKKIQEWYRMSYGQSPPALGLRTDEPEETVETKDTGEPLDEEGAIIRYYESVAPLTLLESYTENGARVPPADARLAESLLFDYQLMPGVANVLIDYMMEVNNRKLDRHLVEKIAGHWSRENLKTVEEAMGLAKKEYKKRQGQSQKQSKSSTQQKKKTNQRKERLPKWLTGEVTEASDEEKRKRVDEKREKIQSLLQQHRKG; encoded by the coding sequence ATGGAAAACTCTTGGAAACAAGTGTTGCCTGTGGATGGTTTGCGTGTGCGTATGACCCAAGATTCAAGAGCAACCGACAAACAAGTGCTTACGCAACTTTATCAGCCATTGATCGGGGCACAGGCCATAAACCTCTACCAAACGCTCTACCATCGTTTGACACGGGGTGTTTATGAATGTGAAGGGACGACGCATCGTGAACTCATGATTGTAACTGGTGAAAGCTTGGCGACGTTGTTGGAAGCCCGCCGAAAACTTGAAGGGATCGGACTTTTAAAAACATACGCATTAGCCGTCGCTGGAAACGAAGACCGGCAATTTGCATATGAACTTCTCCCCCCAATGGCCCCGCAAGCATTTTTCTCCGACGATGTGCTTAGCGTTTTTTTATATAACCGCACGGGGAAGAACAAATATCGCCACCTGCGGCAACAGTTTATCATTCCTGAAATGGAAGGAAACTGGTCGGAAGTGACCGCTTCCTTTAACGATGTGTTTACCTCTCTTCACCCATCGGAACTTATCCCGAATGCGGAGCAGGGAGCAGGGGAGCCCAACGTGCAGCTCGTCACGGACCCCGAAAGCCCCGAGGTCGATATACAGGAAGATCTTTTTGATTTTGACCTTTTATATCAACGTTTGCCTTCATTTTTTAACCGTGAAGCACTTCTCACATTCAATGTAAAAAAAGCAGTCAGCCGACTTGCTTTTGTATACCGCATCGATGCCGCTTCTATGAGCCAGCTTATACAGCAAGCACTTGTGGGGGATGAAGAAGTGGATATCCAACGCTTGCGAAAAAAAATTCAGGAATGGTATCGAATGTCCTATGGACAGAGCCCTCCGGCACTCGGTTTAAGGACGGACGAGCCGGAAGAAACGGTGGAAACGAAGGATACCGGCGAGCCGCTGGATGAAGAGGGCGCGATAATTCGCTATTACGAGTCGGTCGCGCCCTTAACATTGCTTGAAAGCTATACGGAAAATGGAGCGAGGGTCCCTCCCGCTGATGCCCGTTTGGCTGAATCACTGCTTTTTGATTATCAATTGATGCCAGGGGTAGCGAATGTGTTGATTGATTATATGATGGAGGTCAATAATCGTAAACTTGACAGGCATCTGGTGGAAAAAATCGCGGGCCACTGGTCCAGAGAAAATTTGAAAACCGTCGAAGAAGCGATGGGGCTTGCCAAAAAGGAATATAAAAAAAGACAAGGACAGTCACAAAAGCAAAGCAAAAGCTCAACGCAGCAAAAGAAGAAGACAAATCAGCGCAAAGAACGTTTGCCGAAGTGGTTGACCGGTGAAGTAACGGAAGCAAGCGACGAAGAAAAACGAAAGCGCGTCGACGAGAAGCGTGAAAAAATCCAGTCGCTTTTACAGCAGCATCGAAAGGGATGA
- the nrdR gene encoding transcriptional regulator NrdR — protein sequence MRCPACQVNGARVLDSRPHDDHKSIRRRRECDSCFHRFTTFEVVEVTPLVIVKKDGNREEFSREKMLRGLIRACEKRPVALEKLEDIVTKVEAELRNDGEAEVSTHAVGEQVMKHLAKIDDVAYVRFASVYRQFKDINVFINELEELMNKNEENGSEKR from the coding sequence ATGCGCTGCCCGGCCTGTCAAGTCAACGGTGCTCGCGTTCTCGATTCGCGCCCACACGACGACCATAAGTCTATACGACGTCGCAGGGAATGCGATTCATGTTTCCATCGTTTTACGACGTTTGAAGTTGTGGAAGTTACGCCACTCGTTATTGTAAAAAAAGATGGAAATCGCGAAGAGTTTAGCCGTGAAAAAATGTTGCGTGGACTTATTCGCGCGTGCGAAAAGCGGCCGGTTGCGCTTGAAAAATTGGAGGATATTGTCACAAAAGTAGAAGCGGAATTAAGGAATGACGGAGAGGCCGAAGTGTCCACTCACGCGGTAGGCGAGCAGGTCATGAAACATCTGGCGAAAATTGACGATGTAGCGTATGTTCGTTTTGCCTCTGTTTACCGACAGTTTAAAGATATCAATGTTTTCATCAATGAGCTGGAAGAACTGATGAATAAAAATGAGGAAAACGGATCCGAAAAGAGATGA